One Ostrea edulis chromosome 6, xbOstEdul1.1, whole genome shotgun sequence genomic window, GCTGCCGACTATTAACGGTTCCGTGGCGTCTAGTGTTGTGGTAGTTATTTCTGCACTTGTTGATGTTAATGTTACTGAGGACGTAGATGTACTGGCTTCAGTTGTGGTGCTTTCAATTGTACTTTCAACTGCGCTTGTAGATTCAGTCGCCGTTGTGCTAGGttcagttgttgttgttgctgcaCTTGTTTCTGAAATGGTACTACCCATTGTCGAAGACATTGTAGTTTCTcctgttgtagtagttgtttcTGGAATTGTGGATGATGGTGTCGCTGCGGATGTAGATGTACTGGCTTCAGTTGCGACGGCTTCAGTTGTGAAGGCTTCAGTCGTAGTCTCAGTTGCGCTTGTAGATTGTGCAGTTGTTGTGCTACCATCAGTAGTAGTCGAGGATGCGCCTGATTCTGTCGTAGAGCTTGCCTGTGTATTTGTGGAGGTCATTTCCATTGTTGTGCTTCCTTCTGTCGAAGATTCGGTGTTGTCTGGTGTTGATGTAGTTATTTCTAAAGTTGTAGGTGTTGATGTCTCTGCAGATGTAGATGTACTGGCTTCAGTTGTGGTGCTTTCAGCTGTACTTTCAACTGCACTTGTAGATTCAGTTGCCGTTGTGCTAGGTTCAGTTGTTGCTGCACTTGTTTCTGAAATTGTACTATCCATTGTCGAAGACATTGTAGTTTCTgctgttgtagtagttgtttcTGGAATTGTGGAGGATGGTGTCGCTGCGGATGTAGATGTACTGGCTTCAGTTGTGACGGCTTCAGTCATACTCTCAGTTGCGCTTGTAGATTGTGCAGTTGTTGTGCTACCATCACTAGTAGTTGATGATGCGCCTGATTCTGTTGTAGAGCTTGCCTGTGTACTTGTGGAGGTGATTTCGATTGTTGTGCTTCCTTCTGTCGAAGATTCCGTGTTGTCTGGTGTTGATGTAGTTATTTCTAAAGTTGTAGATGTTGGTGTCTCTGTGGATGTAGATGTACTGGCTTCAGTTGTGAAGGTTTCGGTTGTGGTTTCAACTGTGATTGTGGGTTCTGCAACTGTTGTGCTTGAGTCAACAGTACTTGTTGTGCCTTGCTCTGTTGTTGTGCTAACCAGTGTACTCGTTGAAGTCGGTTGTACTGTTGTGCTTCCGACTGACGACGACTCCGTGGTGTGTAATGTTGTGCTAGTTATATCTGCAATTGTAGATGTACTGCTTGTCCCTGTTGTAGTTGCACTGGGCTCAGTTGGGATGGCTTCAGTTGTTGTTTCAGATGTACTTGTAGTTTCTGCTACTGTTATTCTGATGGTAGAACTCGCAGGTGTTGTCCCTATGTAAATGTAtgcttttcattttatattatcaTTAGTTAAGTGTTTCACAAATTATGTTTCTTAAAATCACATTCTGAAAAAAGAAGAGGCTGTGTTTTCTTATTTGGTCTTTGGAAACGTTTGGATTACAGTAGTTACAAGTATATTCTCATTCCACACAGTAGTGTGTATATTTCTTTCAGGACGCAAAATCATCCACATCTAGCACGTAAATGTGAATTTCTACGCAGATTACGATTATTTCACGGTGTACATTATTGTGGGTTATCTAGACAAACTCCTGCTTTGACCAAACGTATTGCATGGATTCAGGAGAACGACTAATTAAGCAATGCTTAGAATCTCGAAGAGCGGAACAAACATCGTAATCCCTGTAACCCTCAAAGGAGAAGGTAAAAGAAAAGAATGATGACTGGCAGAAGAAAGAGTTAGTAGTATTAAAacggatatttaaaaaattataacagAATGTGCCTGATATATCATGATTAAAACACGTCAAGGAGgaaatgctgaaaatgaaatatataggatCACTCTGTATCCTATTAGTTATTCCTTCGTAACAGCATTCATATCGTAACTTTGAATAAAAGTTTACAGAATATCACTTATACATTATAAAGGGGTTGCATTTGTCACTAATACCACACATCTCTTTGTTATCAAACAAACcacataataaaatatgaaaaggcAACTTGCCTTCAGAAGAACTGGTAGTATCAACAATTGTTGATGCAGTAGTGGATCCAGAAGTAGATGTAGTGGGTTCAGATGTGATTGATTCTGATGTAGTCTCTGCTGTGCTTGAAGTATCTGCAGCTGAGGTGCTAGCGTCAGTACTGGTTGTTGTTGTGCCTGCCTGTGTTGTTGTGCTAGCCTGTGAACTCGTGGACGTGGGATCAGCAGTTGTGATGCCGGCTGTCGACGATTCCGTAGTTTCTACTGTTATGCTAGCAATCTCTGCAGTTGTTGATGTTGGCGTGCCTGCGGATGTAGATGTGCTGGCTTCAGGTGTGATGCCTTCAGTGGTAGTTTCAGATGCGCTTGTAGATTCAGCCAAGGTTGTGCTAGCATCAGTTGTGGCTGTTGTTGCACCTGTTTCTGTTGTGGAGATAGACTGTGCACTACTGGAAGTGATTTCTGCAGCAGCTGTGCTACTCACTGTCGACGACCCCATGGTTTCTACTGTTGTGCTAGTTGGAATTGTAGATGTTGGTGTCACTGCGGATGTAGATGCACTGGCTTCACCTGTGACGGCTTCAGTCGTAGTCTCAACGGCGCTTGTAGATTGTGCAGTGGTTGTGCTAGCATCAATAGTAGTTGTTGTTGCACTTGCCTCTGTTGTGGAAATGGTCTCAGTACTGGTGGAAGTTATTTCTGCAGTTGTGCTGCCGACTATTAACGGTTCCGTGGCGTCTAGTGTTGTGGTAGTTATTTCTGCACTTGTTGATGTTAATGTTACTGAGGACGTAGATGTACTGGCTTCAGTTGTGGTGCTTTCAATTGTACTTTCAACTGCGCTTGTAGATTCAGTCGCCGTTGTGCTAGGttcagttgttgttgttgctgcaCTTGTTTCTGAAATGGTACTACCCATTGTCGAAGACATTGTAGTTTCTcctgttgtagtagttgtttcTGGAATTGTGGATGATGGTGTCGCTGCGGATGTAGATGTACTGGCTTCAGTTGCGACGGCTTCAGTTGTGAAGGCTTCAGTCGTAGTCTCAGTTGCGTTTGTAGATTGTGCAGTTGTTGTGCTACCATCAGTAGTAGTCGATGATGCGCCTGATTCTGTTGTAGAGCTTGCCTGTGTACTTGTAGAGTTGATTTGTATTGTTGTGCTTCCTTCTGTCGAAGATTCCGTGTTGTCTGGTGTTGATGTAGTTATTTCTAAAGTTGTAGATGTTGATGTCCCTGCAGATGTAGATGTACTGGCTTCAGTTGTGGTGCTTTCAGTTGTACTTTCAACTGCACTTGTAGATTCAGTTGCCGTTGTGCTAGGTTCAGTTGTTGCTGCACTTGTTTCTGAAATTGTACTATCCATTGTGGAAGACATTGTAGTTTCTgctgttgtagtagttgtttcTGGAATTGTGGAGGATGGTGTCGCTGCGGATGTAGATGTACTGGCTTCAGTTGTGACGGCTTCAGTCATACTCTCAGTTGTGCTTGTAGATTGTGCAGTTGTTGTGGTACCATCACTAGTAGTTGATGATGCGCCTGATTCTGTTGTAGAGCTTGCCTGTGTACTTGTGGAGGTGATTTCGATTGTTGTGCTTCCTTCTGTCGAAGATTCCGTGTTGTCTGGTGTTGATGTAGTTATTTCTAAAGTTGTAGATGTTGGTGTCTCTGTGGATGTAGATGTACTGGCTTCAGTTGTGAAGGTTTCGGTTGTGGTTTCAACTGTGATTGTGGGTTCTGCAACTGTTGTGCTTGAGTCAACAGTACTTGTTGTGCCTTGCTCTGTTGTTGTGCTAACCAGTGTACTCGTTGAAGTCGGTTGTACTGTTGTGCTTCCGACTGACGACGACTCCGTGGTGTGTAATGTTGTGCTAGTTATATCTGCAATTGTAGATGTACTGCTTGTCCCTGTTGTAGTTGCACTGGGCTCAGTTGGGATGGCTTCAGTTGTTGTTTCAGATGTACTTGTAGTTTCTGCTACTGTTATGCTGATGGTAGAACTCGCAGGTGTTGTCCCTATGTAAATGTAtgcttttcattttatattatcaTTAGTTAAGTGTTTCACAAATTATGTTTCTTAAAATCACATTCTGAAAAAAGAAGAGGCTGTGTTTTCTTATTTGGTCTTTGGAAACGTTTGGATTACAGTAGTTACAAGTATATTCTCATTCCACACAGTAGTGTGTATATTTCTTTCAGGACGCAAAATCATCCACATCTAGCACGTAAATGTGAATTTCTACGCAGATTACGATTATTTCACGGTGTACATTATTGTGGGTTATCTAGACAAACTCCTGCTTTGACCAAACGTATTGCATGGATTCAGGAGAACGACTAATTAAGCAATGCTTAGAATCTCGAAGAGCGGAACAAACATCGTAATCCCTGTAACCCTCAAAGGAGAAGGTAAAAGAAAAGAATGATGACTGGCAGAAGAAAGAGTTAGTAGTATTAAAacggatatttaaaaaattataacagAATGTGCCTGATATATCATGATTAAAACACGTCAAGGAGgaaatgctgaaaatgaaatatataggatCACTCTGTATCCTATTAGTTATTCCTTCGTAACAGCATTCATATCGTAACTTTGAATAAAAGTTTACAGAATATCACTTATACATTATAAAGGGGTTGCATTTGTCACTAATACCACACATCTCTTTGTTATCAAACAAACCAcatgataaaatatgaaaaggcAACTTGCCTTCAGAAGAACTGGTAGTATCAACAATTGTTGATGCAGTAGTGGATCCAGAAGTAGATGTAGTGGGTTCAGATGTGATTGATTCTGATGTAGTCTCTGCTGTGCTTGAAGTATCTGCAGCTGAGGTGCTAGCGTCAGTACTGGTTGTTGTTGTGCCTGCCTGTGTTGTTGTGCTAGCCTGTGAACTCGTGGACGTGGGATCAGCAGTTGTGATGCCGGCTGTCGACGATTCCGTAGTTTCTACTGTTATGCTAGCAATCTCTGCAGTTGTTGATGTTGGCGTGCCTGCGGATCTAGATGTGCTGGCTTCAGGTGTGATGCCTTCAGTGGTAGTTTCAGATGCGCTTGTAGATTCAGCCAAGGTTGTGCTAGCATCAGTTGTGGTTGTTGTTGCACCTGTTTCTGTTGTGGAGATAGACTGTGCACTACTGGAAGTGATTTCTGCAGCAGCTGTGCTACTCACTGTCGACGACCCCATGGTTTCTACTGTTGTGCTAGTTGGAATTGTAGATGTTGGTGTCACTGCGGATGTAGATGCACTGGCTTCACCTGTGACGGCTTCAGTCGTAGTCTCAACGGCGCTTGTAGATTGTGCAGTGGTTGTGCTAGCATCAATAGTAGTTGTTGTTGCACTTGCCTCTGTTGTGGAAATGGTCTCAGTACTGGTGGAAGTTATTTCTGCAGTTGTGCTGCCGACTATTGACGGTTCCGTGGCGTCTAGTGTTGTGGTAGTTATTTCTGCACTTGTTGATGTTAATGTTACTGAGGACGTAGATGTACTGGCTTCAGTTGTGGTGCTTTCAATTGTACTTTCAACTGCGCTTGTAGATTCAGTCGCCGTTGTGCTAGGttcagttgttgttgttgctgcaCTTGTTTCTGAAATGGTACTACCCATTGTCGAAGACATTGTAGTTTCTcctgttgtagtagttgtttcTGGAATTGTGGATGATGGTGTCGCTGCGGATGTAGATGTACTGGCTTCAGTTGCGACGGCTTCAGTTGTGAAGGCTTCAGTCGTAGTCTCAGTTGCGCTTGTAGATTGTGCAGTTGTTGTGCTACCATCAGTAGTAGTCGAGGATGCGCCTGATTCTGTCGTAGAGCTTGCCTGTGTATTTGTGGAGGTCATTTCCATTGTTGTGCTTCCTTCTGTCGAAGATTCGGTGTTGTCTGGTGTTGATGTAGTTATTTCTAAAGTTGTAGGTGTTGATGTCTCTGCAGATGTAGATGTACTGGCTTCAGTTGTGGTGCTTTCAGTTGTACTTTCAACTGCACTTGTAGATTCAGTCGTCGTTGTGCTAGGttcagttgttgttgttgttgttgctgcaCTTGTTTCTGAAATTGTACTACCCATTGTCGAAGACATTGTAGTTTCTcctgttgtagtagttgtttcTGGAATTGTGGATGATGGTGTCGCTGCGGATGTAGATGTACTGGCTTCAGTTGCAACGGCTTCAGTTGTGAAGGCTTCAGTCGTAGTCTCAGTTGCGCTTGTAGATTGTGCAGTTGTTGTGCTACCATCAGTAGTAGTCGATGATGCGCCTGATTCTGTTGTAGAGCTTGCCTGTGTACTTGTAGAGTTGATTTGTATTGTTGTGCTTCCTTCTGTCGAAGATTCCGTGTTGTCTGGTGTTGATGTAGTTATTTCTAAAGTTGTAGATGTTGATGTCCCTGCAGATGTAGATGTACTGGCTTCAGTTGTGGTGCTTTCAGTTGTACTTTCAACTGCACTTGTAGATTCAGTTGCCGTTGTGCTAGGTTCAGTTGTTGCTGCACTTGTTTCTGAAATTGTACTATCCATTGTCGAAGACATTGTAGTTTCTgctgttgtagtagttgtttcTGGAATTGTGGAGGATGGTGT contains:
- the LOC130047039 gene encoding mucin-2-like; the protein is MWMILRTTPASSTISITVAETTSTSETTTEAIPTEPSATTTGTSSTSTIADITSTTLHTTESSSVGSTTVQPTSTSTLVSTTTEQGTTSTVDSSTTVAEPTITVETTTETFTTEASTSTSTETPTSTTLEITTSTPDNTESSTEGSTTIEITSTSTQASSTTESGASSTTSDGSTTTAQSTSTTESMTEAVTTEASTSTSAATPSSTIPETTTTTAETTMSSTMDSTISETSAATTEPSTTATESTSAVESTTESTTTEASTSTSAGTSTSTTLEITTSTPDNTESSTEGSTTIQINSTSTQASSTTESGASSTTTDGSTTTAQSTSATETTTEAFTTEAVATEASTSTSAATPSSTIPETTTTTGETTMSSTMGSTISETSAATTTTTTEPSTTTTESTSAVESTTESTTTEASTSTSAETSTPTTLEITTSTPDNTESSTEGSTTMEMTSTNTQASSTTESGASSTTTDGSTTTAQSTSATETTTEAFTTEAVATEASTSTSAATPSSTIPETTTTTGETTMSSTMGSTISETSAATTTTEPSTTATESTSAVESTIESTTTEASTSTSSVTLTSTSAEITTTTLDATEPSIVGSTTAEITSTSTETISTTEASATTTTIDASTTTAQSTSAVETTTEAVTGEASASTSAVTPTSTIPTSTTVETMGSSTVSSTAAAEITSSSAQSISTTETGATTTTTDASTTLAESTSASETTTEGITPEASTSRSAGTPTSTTAEIASITVETTESSTAGITTADPTSTSSQASTTTQAGTTTTSTDASTSAADTSSTAETTSESITSEPTTSTSGSTTASTIVDTTSSSEGTTPASSTISITVAETTSTSETTTEAIPTEPSATTTGTSSTSTIADITSTTLHTTESSSVGSTTVQPTSTSTLVSTTTEQGTTSTVDSSTTVAEPTITVETTTETFTTEASTSTSTETPTSTTLEITTSTPDNTESSTEGSTTIEITSTSTQASSTTESGASSTTSDGTTTTAQSTSTTESMTEAVTTEASTSTSAATPSSTIPETTTTTAETTMSSTMDSTISETSAATTEPSTTATESTSAVESTTESTTTEASTSTSAGTSTSTTLEITTSTPDNTESSTEGSTTIQINSTSTQASSTTESGASSTTTDGSTTTAQSTNATETTTEAFTTEAVATEASTSTSAATPSSTIPETTTTTGETTMSSTMGSTISETSAATTTTEPSTTATESTSAVESTIESTTTEASTSTSSVTLTSTSAEITTTTLDATEPLIVGSTTAEITSTSTETISTTEASATTTTIDASTTTAQSTSAVETTTEAVTGEASASTSAVTPTSTIPTSTTVETMGSSTVSSTAAAEITSSSAQSISTTETGATTATTDASTTLAESTSASETTTEGITPEASTSTSAGTPTSTTAEIASITVETTESSTAGITTADPTSTSSQASTTTQAGTTTTSTDASTSAADTSSTAETTSESITSEPTTSTSGSTTASTIVDTTSSSEGTTPASSTIRITVAETTSTSETTTEAIPTEPSATTTGTSSTSTIADITSTTLHTTESSSVGSTTVQPTSTSTLVSTTTEQGTTSTVDSSTTVAEPTITVETTTETFTTEASTSTSTETPTSTTLEITTSTPDNTESSTEGSTTIEITSTSTQASSTTESGASSTTSDGSTTTAQSTSATESMTEAVTTEASTSTSAATPSSTIPETTTTTAETTMSSTMDSTISETSAATTEPSTTATESTSAVESTAESTTTEASTSTSAETSTPTTLEITTSTPDNTESSTEGSTTMEMTSTNTQASSTTESGASSTTTDGSTTTAQSTSATETTTEAFTTEAVATEASTSTSAATPSSTIPETTTTTGETTMSSTMGSTISETSAATTTTEPSTTATESTSAVESTIESTTTEASTSTSSVTLTSTSAEITTTTLDATEPLIVGSTTAEITSTSTETISTTEASATTTTIDASTTTAQSTSAVETTTEAVTGEASASTSAVTPTSTIPTSTTVETMGSSTVSSTAAAEITSSSAQSISTTETGATTATTDASTTLAESTSASETTTEGITPEASTSTSAGTPTSTTAEIASITVETTESSTAGITTADPTSTSSQASTTTQAGTTTTSTDASTSAADTSSTAETTSESITSEPTTSTSGSTTASTIVDTTSSSEGKLPFHILLCGLFDNKEMCGISDKCNPFIMYK